In Plodia interpunctella isolate USDA-ARS_2022_Savannah chromosome 4, ilPloInte3.2, whole genome shotgun sequence, the sequence attaataataagattGTTAGCGTTAAACCAGTCAATGAGtgtatttaaagtatttttaattgtcaatattaaatttattaaactatctgctgataatattacatttgtgTCATCTGCATATAAtaccaattttattgattctgGATCAGTTGCGCACGTAAAATTTACTaagtcattcataaaaattgtaaataatataggaCCCAAGATACTTCCTTGCGGTACTCCAGTTTTAACATTTACTAGTTTAGATTTATATACCTGTTCACAGTTTTGTTCATCCAGGTAAGTAATTTGAACAAACATTCGTCTATTTTGCAGATAAGATTTGAATATCTCTAAGGCTTTACCTCGAACACCGTAATGATGCAACTTCACTAAGAGTAACTCATGGCTAACGGTATCAAAGGCGGAACTTAGGTCTAGGAAAACCCCAGCTACCTTTCTTTTACTATTCATTGCACTGACAATATCATCAACGAAAGTATCTATTGCATCAATGGTTCCCACGCCTCTTTGATATCCGAATTGCCTCTGATGCAGAATTCTATTTGCTGTTAAATGTCGAACTAACCtagtttttaaaactttttccaaaatttttgcCAAAACCGGTGATAGTGAAATAGCCCTATACATTCCAGGATCAAGCTTTGAACCTTTCTTGTGAATGGGAACGACTTTTGCCAGTTTGAGTTGGTCAGGAAAAATTCCTTCCCGTAGACATTTGTTGCAAAATTCACTCAGAGGTTCAGCCagtatatcaatattatcttttatcGCTGAGATGGGTACTTCATCATAGccagtagattttttattgtccatttttttaactattatcGCTATTTCTTCTGGCGTAGTTGGATCTAGTATCATTTCTTGTTCCACGAATTCTACAGACCCCTGGAAAAATGTAATTGCCTCATTCATGTCTACTAAGTTTCTATTATCacctaaattaaattgtttagaaaatatttctacaaTTTCATCAGGGTCATTAATTATCTTACCATCcatttttaaaaggaaatCTTGTCTGTTTTTATCGCTTTTGTTcctgtgtttatttattattctccAAACATCcttggcaatattttttgattttgctATTTTTGCCTTTACAGCCAGTTTTTTAGCATTTCTAATGACTCTTTTATACactgataaatatttgtttctgtAATTTGTGACAGATTCATTAGTATACCCTGATTTGCTAGTACATAAAAGTCTTTTCATTTTGCTAGATTGTTGTATGCCCTTTGTTACCCATTTAAGTTGCTTATGccgttttaaaattatttgtatttttctttttttgaaacTAGTCTGGAAAGTGTCagtgaaaacttttattaaagaatttataCCCATAGAACGCCAATCTAAATTCAACAGTTTTTCGCGGAAAAtggctttattttttagactGAAAATTCTACGCctgacatacatttttttctctctctcttcttctCCAGCTCTCCAGCTCTAATACAGCACtgacaaacatatttacacaTGGCCAGGtaacaattacaataaaaaagaaaaaaaatgataatccAGAATAGTCCAGAATATTCGGGTTGTCTGTAGTCCACCACTCGGTACAGTGAAGTGaagtgaagcggtggtggtgtaatggttaagacgcccgcctgtggatcgaaaggtcccaggttcgactcctactcgtgccacatgagtttgtataccaatctgactcatgtatagtagttttcattgtccatcacttgcttccggtgaaggaaaacatcgtgaggaaacctgcacactggttgattcttattaacatgtgtgtgaaatggagaaggcaatggcaaaccacttcattaataatgccaataaagttgttgtgtatgtttcattccacgtaataaccacgatcctcagccatgaggaatacgactatgaagacaCTATACTAATTAACGAATACAGTACTGACgaacatatttacatatggCCAGTTaacaatttatacaaaaacgaAAAGATAAATGAGTGAAAATCCAGAATAGTCCAGAATAATCCGGTTGTCTGTAGTGCACCACTCGGCTCCCATCTTTTGTCTCGGGTGCGAGGTAACTGCGCACAAAGCTTCCTCGGCAAAGGCACCTAGATCGCTTTCTTACTTACCTACTTCTGACTgcaatttcacatttaaaaagtaaaagtgtTTATTACGTGTCCAATAAggtaaaaattttacaattctataaaaattggcgtagtaaacataaaacaataaaaactagttGTGAACTAGTTGTGAACTAGTAGTGAACCAATTTGTAACAGCTAAGGTTTGTGTCCCGTATACTGAAGAAGTATATTGTTTAACTGCACGGATAAGTAAGTTtaggtaagatttttttatatagcctCTTaaagtgtcccactgctgggcaaaggccttcTAGCCTCGCAGATTTCGGTCGGCAGAGGTCGTCGAATCGTCGTTTTATAATGTTCCAATGGACGCCTGGCTTAATGGACCAGACTtgatctatataattttattgttaaaattaatttgcattTACATGCAAATTTTCTGAACTATCAAAAACAGGAAATAGGCACAGCCCAAGCCGATAAATCTGAATaacaacttttaataatatataaaaatctatgtttTAGTACTGAGTTGCActagtcaaatttgacggggTACGTTAATCAGCGCAGAAAAGCGCAAACACGCGCCTTATTTTAAGAGACTAATTTATGGTTGCTAacaatttatgtacttaaagCCCACTATCACCACTCCGATAACAAAAAAGattagaacaaaatatatattttttttaaataatgcaacacaaaaatatacaaactccgTCCTAAATCACCGAACCCTTTCGGAAGTTTAAAGAAAACATCACAAACAATGGTAACCACCACAAATATTTGCTTTCCATATAGTGTCTTTGAACAAGGAAAATATTCCATTTGACTTCGATCCGTCTCGTATCGGGAATCAAAGTTGTTGAGATACAAAGCGTTATTTACATACCCCGTTGTCTATTATTTCGAGTCCATTTGCTGGCTCGAAAGGAAACGGGTGAAGCAAAATACAAGAACTACTCACAGTCGACATTACACATTGgtttttctaatataaaatCCGTTTTTCCCTAAAATATCCCTAATAAGCCAgctcaatatattatataaaataacataggcaagtgaataataaataaaaataataataataataacaacttaAGAAAAGCAATACTCGCACAATGAGACTTGCACACATACTTTCATTCATTTGTTGTAATCCACATTACACATTTGTAACTAGAATTAAGTTTTTGGGTACTGTAATACCATTGTTAAGGGAGAGCGTGGCTTTCTGATACAGGTGTTTCTCACTTAATAGATGGTCACAAATACTTGATTATACTGTATCACTttgttaaagtaaataaaatattttcattttcattttcattatatatattatacatctCATCATCTTAAAATACCAAGTTATATCTTGTGATTCTTGTGTAAATCTGTAATTATAAGTTCATTTacttattcattacaaaaacaaacttcTGTCTCTCTGTTCGCGATACACtgacacggattttcatgcggtatgcaccaatagatagtgcgattcctgaggaaagaCCGTCTTCACTAGAGTACATCCACAATAAacaatacacctaaaccttcctcagttatcacaatatctatttaaaatatcaaaataatcatTAGCGGAAagcgaatttgttttattatatgtagttataattCAAACCTCAATGAATATAGGGTAATTTCTACCCCAAACTACCAAATAGGCCCGAACCGAGACACTGAACGCAACTACTTTTAATATCGTCTATCTTTTTAAACTCACTTGTATTTCACATAAAGCAATAAACATTGTGTTTAAAGCTGAGTGGTAACTGTAACAAACGACAATGTAACACTCAATGAATTGTAAAGTGTAACTTTTAAACCACTCTACCCGATTGGCGTACAAAAGACAACCTCACGCCATGCGCCGTCTACTCGTCGTACAGTCTTTTATacaagtaagtattttaagcaattgttatttttattcgaataaaacatttgataAATCATCATTTAGGCTGTTCGTGTAATTGTATCTgtgttaatatataattttgatgcgTAAGTTCGTTAAacattcgttttattttttccaaaatttttgaaaagttaatatcctttaacatattatatctCAATTGCATTGCACTGCGTTTTATTgtgataaagataaaaataaatcctacATGCTATATCATTCCATTAACAGTCTTAcaacataataaacttttttaaaagagctaaataaacatctattttattttattcaattatcgggttatcatttcaaatttatcgAACAGCAATATTCAGCAAAAGTCCATTTTGCCGAGTCGCAACTCTTCTACTAAAAGATACAGTCAACAAAATATAGACGTAagcaaattcattgcaatttcGACGCTATTATCtccatataatttttgtaccaACATATGTTAGCTCTTGCCGGtaagaaacctgcacactggttgactgtCATATTATGCGACCAAGTCACTTTTATATgcacaaataaaatcattattggTGTAGCAATGTCGTGTCCAtgaaattaataggtactttgtacggagtacctactaattccatagttTTGTCATCCAGACgaatgtcaaatattaaattatgtaaacagAAAAAGACATAACGCACCAATTATaaagttttgtgtttttatatttattaaatgggCCATTAGAATGTAAATCAATATGTATCGCTTACTTTGTTACGTTGCCTGAAATAAAGGAATAATTATGTggggcttgcgtggggatgaAGATCCAACACATAGAGGCCCTTTGGCGAGTTTTGATGTCGTGTAGGTGTCCCGCCAAATCCAGCTCTaggatataccaatgaaataaTATGCCCATGAGTAGGTTTCAGAATGTATGTATTAGTCTatggaatgaaatttggatggactgaAAACGGGGGCTATTACAAAGGATTCGGACACCTGCAATAATCATGATTACTGATTATTAAGCggcaggtggtgactcgccgctcactggatgggcccctcaaatTAGTCACCGCGATTGGCGACAAAGGGGCACATTGGCGTGGGCGGCTAAGGCAAGGTGAGTCTGCCGGGCGCGAAATCAtggtgatccagtcagacgcccccggcgttatgacattttacacatCCACCCTTAgagcatatagctctcgcgactccacGATTTATTACGAGACATTCTTCTATTACTATAAATGCCAGTGCAACCAACCATTAGTTTGGtatgataatgatatatatttacctatataggcgacttgaataaaatctgacaccagtgttagcaataacacactcgataaaaaaGAACCGCCGTGTGACTttcagttgactgtacaagaTTAATGTCTGAAAACATGCTGTGAATGAAAATTGGGTGATTTATCGACGGAATCGCACCACGTGATGGATCAAGCACCTGTCATTTATATTGCTAATGTGCCAAGCCAAGTCGAGTTAACTAAATGTGaacttatatgtatttaatattatataaagaaaatctatACACAAACACTCAatcaatattaatgaaatctcgaaaactatTGAGCTgatgaagatgaaatttggcaggaagGTATATTGTGACTAAAGAGACGTCTGCTAAAactttttggtaaggagtttTGGATATTACACCCCTAGGGGTTGCCAGTTTGTATGACACTTCGTTATTTCTGAAGTGAGATACATGACATATGGAACTGAGCGTAAATCGTAGCGGGAAATTGAATTAAAGACTGGAAACAATACGaatgaaatacatttattgaccACTCCTGAAGTATTTCTTTGCTAAGAAGGCAAataaacgcgagcgaagccgcggaaaATAGACAGTGTTTGTATATTGTGTGTAGATGTAACTACTCAGTCGATTTGCAAAAATGTTTCCACTAATCAAAATCTACGttatagggaccaacactgttcaaattagtttctatCGGCATTTcgtctcagcagtggtcgttccgaaatgtcagtagttGTGCTGcagtttgtgagaaataactataaatataaaaattgacgagaaaaagtgcctgtgaaggtctaacttctgaataaatgatttgaatttggtaCTTTATAAACCGATTTCACGggacgggagcgaagctcttTGTTGCCGCTAGATTTTTACGAGGctctatttaatattatccgTACATATCAAAACTAGTTACTTGATAGCGTATATTTACTTAACCTGTCTAGTTTGAAGACCTTTCCATTAATATAAGAAGAACCTAATGAAGTACTTTAATTTGCCGAATGTCTTAATGAGGCaatacgtaatttatttaactataaagGCACGTTGGTAAGTACAATAATGTAATTGTATGAAACAACAAGGTTACCTCTTGGTAAATTTCATGTGCTCAATTGATTGCAAGAAAATAATAGGATATCAAACATTGACCGTTCTAGACGCAATTGGATCATAATCTTAGCAAGATGGATGGATTGTCGATCCATCATAAGCTATTTATTTCGTGTTATCCAATCCTTATAACTTCGGAAACGGTTTCCCTGTTCCACTCAAAAACTTTTCTTATAAGAGAAAactttttctgaaaattgACGCAAGAAATGTGTTTATGAAAAGTTAATCGTGAATTTGGAGTGTTTAGGAAATAGGTCGAGCGCAAATCGTgttctttataaattataccttcaagttatttatcacaatataaacaaactgTATCACAAAAGACACATATGTTGCTTACTCTGAATctctattaaatatatttaaataatttcaattggAACACATGCACAATCGCTGAATCGAATCAAGTAAGTAGGTTGTCGAATCAAAGTTTCAAAAAACTCATGCGTGAATATGTATTACTTCCACGGGTACgagattttacacaaaaatataatttgtgtcacaaatgaaaatgtcattcaattatgttaataatttcgattaatttaaatttaaacattcaaTGAAAATGCCAGAAGAAACTACGGTCAAATCAGCTAATCCTATTGAGCAGCGTTTCAGAAAAATTCGACGTTACCactatttcttcttttttattctatttttgagTAAACTCCCACTATTTTGGCACTTCATCAGCCTGATATTTCTATCGCCACGTATGGATTTCTATTGTGATGTTAACAAAGGTGGTAAAAATTATTGTCCATGTGAGAACCCCAGATGGGATACGAGTGTGTTCACAAAAACCATTCAGaccaaatttaatttgcattGTGAAAGACAATGGCTTGTCACATTAACTCAATCTACTGTATACATTGGTACTTTGTTTGGATCTTATGGATTTGGACGTTGGTCAGATAAGTAAGTGGACTGAGACCTTTATGGAATTTGTTACACCTAATTATTAcacctaatataattattgggAACCATTAAATTCTTAATGGTATTTCCATCGAAATATGTTTTCTAGAATGACTTTCAAAATTAGCTCTATCTTCATTAACGTGGTCGTGTTAAATATCATTAAcgtaaatttcataacaagtTTCCGTATTAGtgttaaaataatcttttttctaAGCACAGTATGcaatattttcgcatttatcaATCATGGatgaacacaaatattttttttaacctcgtaatatttttttcctcttCAGATGGGGACGTCGTTCTGCTTGCGTCTACTCCTGTCTAACCTTAACTGTGTCTGGCTGTCTTCTGAGTTTTATGCCCGGAATTGTCAGTTTCTTGATAGTAAGATTCATAGAGGGCGCTGCTTGTGGTGGCTACGTTGTCGTGGTATTTGTCTTTCTTGTGGAATTCTGCGGTCCAAACAATAGAGAAATTGTTTCAGTTTTGTTTCATATACCACCGAATTTCGGCCACGCGACCCTTGCAGCTGTATCCTATCTGCTGAGAGATTGCGATTACTTTCAACTTGCCATATCAGTGCctttgattatttttgtatcgATGAGATGTTTGCTGTATGAATCTCCTAAATGGTTACTGGACTTGGGTCGTCTTGATGAAGCAGCAGACGTGATGggaaaaatagataaattgtaagtgtttattcattaattcGTTTTTGAACATATGAATTAAAACTTGTAGGTTCGGGTGTGTTACAAAACCTTACATACGTATACGAAGTAAAAAGATAACCAAAACTTTTATCTACTTTACTTACTTGAAACTTCATAAATGATCAACTCAGGGTCGGTACAGCTAGTCGGTAATAGCTATGCACTATTTTACCATACCATAAGCACTTTGAATaagttacttttaaaaaataacatgcaAATTGATTTCAGCAATAAAGAACCCAACCCGTCCATGAAGCCTGAACTTGAAGCCTTTAGAGCAAGTATGACTTCAAATACAAAAGTCACATTTTGGGAAATTTTCAAGCACAAACGACTTACAATCAATTTCGTATGCATGgcttacatatattttgtatgtggCATGGGGTTCTATGGCGTATCACAATATATTGGTCACATGAGTGGGGATATACACAAAAATGTCGCTCTATCTGGACTGTTGCTAATACCAGGAACATGTATAGCATTGTTACTCATAAAAGTGTTAAGCAGACgacaatttttaatgttgacCAGTTTAATATCaggtgtttttataataattgtagtGTTTCTTAATGAAGATTTAAATCTGCTGAAAGTAATTTTTGCCTGTATTTGCAATTCCGGTTTTTATTTGAGTTTCCTGGTTGCGTTTCTTTATGGTGTTGAATTGTTTCCTACATCTATTCGATCGTCTGCATTAGGAACTTTGTCAACAATATCTAGGATAGGACAAATTGTGGCACCGCAGATAAATACACTGTCACCATTTGCAGCAGCGTTAACTTTTGGTATTATGGCGATAATTGGTACTGCCCTGTGTATTCCGTTACCTGAGACTAAAAATGTCGAACTACCGTCAACTGTAGAAGACACAAAAATTCAGGATAAAGCAAAAAAGGTCAAACATAATGTGGAGGGAGCTACTTCAGATCAGGAAGCTGCTCCTTcgaagtaattttaaaaatctctttttgttacacaatttttaaagaaatatttttttagtaatttattgatttcgaAATTAATATCATGTTTGTTGATTATCTTTTATATTACctatcgaaatatttttatatgtatgatgatgatttatcttacatattttgtttagaatttattattattacaaaagtttTCGTAcgtaaattgtattattttgtaagttttattttatatgccttatcaataaaataatttctaaaataaaatacaaataactgTTTAATCTAAAGTTACAAACTGGGATATTGTCTCaataattttctctttagcCGTAATCCCAAGCTCTACTAGAAAGGGCTCGGACGTTCAGTGCCGTACTCATaataactatgtatttttccaggaaaaaaaaggttaatacaactttctatatttatattaatttgtacagGATGTCACAATATTTGTAGTGTATCTTTTTGTTGTAGAAAGGGGTTTTAGAAATTATGACACTAGACTTTGGCATTATAAGTGTCGATTGATTGTTCCATTCCCGCAAAAGAAGGTAGTTTC encodes:
- the LOC128669566 gene encoding solute carrier family 22 member 1-like — protein: MKMPEETTVKSANPIEQRFRKIRRYHYFFFFILFLSKLPLFWHFISLIFLSPRMDFYCDVNKGGKNYCPCENPRWDTSVFTKTIQTKFNLHCERQWLVTLTQSTVYIGTLFGSYGFGRWSDKWGRRSACVYSCLTLTVSGCLLSFMPGIVSFLIVRFIEGAACGGYVVVVFVFLVEFCGPNNREIVSVLFHIPPNFGHATLAAVSYLLRDCDYFQLAISVPLIIFVSMRCLLYESPKWLLDLGRLDEAADVMGKIDKFNKEPNPSMKPELEAFRASMTSNTKVTFWEIFKHKRLTINFVCMAYIYFVCGMGFYGVSQYIGHMSGDIHKNVALSGLLLIPGTCIALLLIKVLSRRQFLMLTSLISGVFIIIVVFLNEDLNLLKVIFACICNSGFYLSFLVAFLYGVELFPTSIRSSALGTLSTISRIGQIVAPQINTLSPFAAALTFGIMAIIGTALCIPLPETKNVELPSTVEDTKIQDKAKKVKHNVEGATSDQEAAPSK